GCGGCGATGCTGTGCGTTGCAGCTGCAAGCAACGCGGCCGCCGATCAAGTCGTCAAGATCGGCCACGTCGCGCCCTTGACGGGCGGTATTGCACACCTGGGCAAGGACAACGAAAACGGCGCACGTCTCGCAGTTGAAGAGATCAACGCGAAGGGTCTCACGGTCGGCGGCCAGAAAATCACGCTGCAACTCGACCCGCAGGATGACGCGGCCGACCCGCGGCAGGCCACGCAGGTTGCGCAGAAGCTCGTCGACGACAAGGTCGTCGCCGTGGTCGGCCACCTGAACTCGGGCACGTCGATCCCGGCCTCGAAGATCTACAGCGATGCGGGCATCGTGCAGATCTCGCCGTCGGCGACCAACCCGGCCTACACGCAGCAAGGCTTCAAGACCACGTACCGCGTGGTCGCGACCGATGCGCAACAGGGCCCGGCACTGGCGAACTACGCGCACTCGAAGGGTATCAAGAGCGTGGCGGTGGTCGACGATTCGACCGCCTACGGCCAGGGTCTCGCGAACGAGTTCGAGAAGAAGGCGAAGGCGCTCGGCCTGAAGGTGATGTCGCATGACGCGACGAACGACAAGGCCGTCGACTTCCGCGCGATTCTGACCAAGATCAAGGGCGAGAATCCGGACGCGATCATGTACGGCGGCATGGACGCCACCGGCGGCCCGTTCGCGAAACAGGCAAAGCAGCTCGGCCTGCGCGCGAAGATCCTCGCGGGCGACGGCGTGTGCACGGAAAAGCTGGCCGACCTGGCCGGCGACGCGACCGACAACGTGGTGTGCTCGGAAGCCGGTGCTTCGCTCGAGAAGATGTCGGGCGGCGCAGCGTTCAAGGCGAAGTACGAGAAGCGCTTCGGCCAGCCGATCCAGATCTACGCACCGTTCACGTATGACGCCGTGTACATCATCGTCGATGCGATGAAGCGCTCGAACTCGACGGATCCGGCGAAGATCCTCGCCGCGATGCCTGCGACGAACTACTCGGGCGTGATCGGCACGACGACCTTCGACTCGAAGGGCGACCTGCAGCACGGCGTGATCTCGCTGTACAACTACAAGGGCGGCAAGAAGTCGCTGCTCGACGAAGTGAAGATGTAACGCGCCTAGCGGCCGACAGAAGGGGTGAAAGCGCGCATGCGGCAACGCATGCGCGCTTTCTTTTTGGCCGCTCGGGCCGCTCGGGCCGATGAGCGCCGTGCCGTCAGATTTTCAGGTGGGCGAGCACCTTCGGCGCGATGATCGCGACGAGCGCCGCGCATAGCGCGACGACGGACAGGCCGATCGTCAGGTTCGCGGCCTGCGCGACCGCACCGATCACGACCGGACCGAACAGCAGTCCGAAATACGCGAGTCCCGCCACGTGCGCGAGCCCTTCGGCCGCGTGGATGCCCTTGACGCGCGCGGCGGCGGCGAACAGCACGGGCATCATGTTCGCGAGGCCGAGGCCCATCAGCGTGAAGCCGGTCAGCACCGCGACGGGATTCGGCAGCAGCAGCGCGCCGATCATCCCCGCGCATGCGAGCGACGCGCTCGCGAATACGAGCTGCGGCGCGCCGAAGCGCGCCCGCACGGCGTCGCCCGCGAAGCGCGCGATGGCCATCCCGCCGGAGAACGCCGCATAGGCGGCGCTCGCGAGTGCGGGGCTCGCCGCGACGACGTCGCGCATGTAGACCGTCGCCCAGTCGTACATCGCACCTTCGGCGATCAGTGCGATCAGCGCGATGCCGCCGAGCATCCACAACGCGGGCGAGCGCCAGCGGTTGCCGCCGCCGTGCGCGTGTTCGTGGTGCGGCACATGCGGCAGCACGGCCGGGCTGGCGGCCACGAGTACCGCGGCGCTCACGGCTGCCGCGAGCGCGAGATGCACGGCCGGCGCCATGCCGGCCGACAGCAGCGCGCCGCCGGCGGCCGCGCCCGACATCCCGCCGATGCTGAACATCCCGTGCAGCGACGACATGATCGGCTTGCCGAGCGCGATCTCGACCGCGCTGGCCTCGGCGTTCATCGCGACATCGAGCGTCGCCATCGAGAAGCCGAACAGCGCGAGCACCGCGAGCAGCATCCAGTAGTCGGGCACGACGAGGATCAGCGCCGCGCACGCGGACATCACGAGCCCGCCCGTGACACATGCGGTGCGCGAGCCGACGCGGGTGATCCAGCGCGCGATGGTCAGCATCGCGGCGATCGAGCCGCCGGCGACCGCGAACAGCGCGATCGACAGCAGGCCGGGGCTCAGCGCGAACTTGTCG
The DNA window shown above is from Burkholderia cepacia and carries:
- a CDS encoding branched-chain amino acid ABC transporter substrate-binding protein, which codes for MNIKMQKLLPITAAAMLCVAAASNAAADQVVKIGHVAPLTGGIAHLGKDNENGARLAVEEINAKGLTVGGQKITLQLDPQDDAADPRQATQVAQKLVDDKVVAVVGHLNSGTSIPASKIYSDAGIVQISPSATNPAYTQQGFKTTYRVVATDAQQGPALANYAHSKGIKSVAVVDDSTAYGQGLANEFEKKAKALGLKVMSHDATNDKAVDFRAILTKIKGENPDAIMYGGMDATGGPFAKQAKQLGLRAKILAGDGVCTEKLADLAGDATDNVVCSEAGASLEKMSGGAAFKAKYEKRFGQPIQIYAPFTYDAVYIIVDAMKRSNSTDPAKILAAMPATNYSGVIGTTTFDSKGDLQHGVISLYNYKGGKKSLLDEVKM
- a CDS encoding MFS transporter → MSESSSPESSSPFAAPPDAHRVLPLPARQRARTASMALFFVAGMMYASWGVHVPTVRDKFALSPGLLSIALFAVAGGSIAAMLTIARWITRVGSRTACVTGGLVMSACAALILVVPDYWMLLAVLALFGFSMATLDVAMNAEASAVEIALGKPIMSSLHGMFSIGGMSGAAAGGALLSAGMAPAVHLALAAAVSAAVLVAASPAVLPHVPHHEHAHGGGNRWRSPALWMLGGIALIALIAEGAMYDWATVYMRDVVAASPALASAAYAAFSGGMAIARFAGDAVRARFGAPQLVFASASLACAGMIGALLLPNPVAVLTGFTLMGLGLANMMPVLFAAAARVKGIHAAEGLAHVAGLAYFGLLFGPVVIGAVAQAANLTIGLSVVALCAALVAIIAPKVLAHLKI